Within Vannielia litorea, the genomic segment GCCCCGGCCCGACGGCGTGGTGGGGTCGAGGCACGGACAGGCGGCTGCGGGGAGGGGGGCAACGGCCGGGCGTCCGGGGCGTCGTGGCCCGGCGGACGGGCACGGGGGAGCGGGGGGGGGGGAGGTGGTGCCCGGCGGCCCGGCAGGCACGGGGACCGGTGCAGGCGGCGCGGGGGCCGGAGGACTGGTGCCTCGTCGCCAGGCAGGCGGGCACCCCTGGGGGGCGCGGTTGGCACGGGGGCGGGGGCCGAAGAGGTGGGGCTTGGTGGCCCGGCGAGTCGGCACGGAGGAGGTGCTGCGCCTTGGGGCGGAGACCAGGGAAGTGGTGCCTGGTGGCCCGGAGGGCGCGGGGGGCGCGCTGCGCGTGGGGTAGCGGCAGGAGAGGTGGCGCCAGGAGGGTGGGCGCGGGGGAGCCGCTGCGGAGGCGGCGGAGGCCCGGGGCCGGTGGCTGGTGGCCCGGCGGGTGGGCGTGGGGGAGCCGCTGCGGAGGCGGCGGAGGCCCGGAGCCGGTGGCTGGGGGCCCGGCGGGCGGGCGCAGGGGAACTTCTGCGGGGGCGGCGGAGGCCCGGGGCCGGTGGCTGGTGGCCCGGCGGGCGGGCGCAGGGGAACTTCTGCGGGGGCGGCGGAGGCCCGGGGCCGGTAGCTGGTGGCCCGGCGGGCGGGCGCAGGGGAACTTCTGCGGGGGCGGCGGAAGCCCGAGAGGTCGGGCCCGGCGGGCGGGCGCGGGGGAGCCGCTGCGGGGGCGGGGGAGGCCCGGGGCCGGTGGCTGGTGGCCCGGCGGGCCGGCACGGAGGAGGCGCTGCGGTCTGGGGCGGAAGCCCGAGAGGTCGGGCCCGGCGGGCGGGCGCAGGGGAGCTTCTGCGGGGGCGGCGGCGGCCGGGGCGTTGGCGACCCTGTGACCCGGCGGGCAAGGGAGAGCCGCCGCGGGTGGAGCGGAGGCGGCGGGAGGCCCACGTCCTGCGCGGTCTGTAGCGGCAACGCGATTTGGCCCGGGGGGGATGGGCCGCTCGGGCGAAGGGAGGGGTGTAGGGTGGGTTCTGCCAACCGGATGGGGCCCGTGCCTTGGGGGAGCGCGTGATGCGGTGTGGCACGGTGGTGGGTTTCACCCACCCTACATGTGACGCGGACCGAGGGACTGGCCCGCGCCGCTGCGGCTCGAAGTGACACCTCGGGGGAAAGGTGCGAACCGTTGCAGCCTGTCTACGCGCGGTTCGTGAAGATTTGGTTTACGCGTAGGAGATCACTTCGAATTCCACGCCGTCCCAATCCTCGAAGTAGAACCTGCGGCCGGGCTCGTAATCGGCGTGGGAGCGGGGCTCGAGGCCGTGGTCCTTGACCCTCTGCTCCACCGCGTCGAGGTCGGCGACCACCACCCCCACGTGGTTGAGGCCGCCGGTGACATGGTAGGTCGATTGCCGGGCCGCCTCCTGGTCGTGGTGGCGGTAGAGCGCGAGGTAGCTCTCGGGGCCGCCGACGTGGGCGGTTTCGCCGCCATGGATGGAGGCGCCGCGCCAGCGCAGCTTCCAGCCGAAGAGATCGTCGAGCAGCGCTATGGCGCGGTCGAGATCGGAGACGGTGAGGTTGACGTGTTCGAGTTGGGCGGTCATGGGCGTTACTCCTTGTGCGGTGATGGCCTCTCTTGTAATTGCTAAAGTTAACTTTAGCTCAAGGAGTTTTTTCATGGCCGGCAGCAATGCGAGACTCAGGGCGAACGATGTGCTGTCGATCGGGCAATTCGCCGCCCGCGCGGGGTTGGCGGTGAGCGCGCTGCGGTTCTACGAGGCGGAGGGGCTGATCGCGCCGATGCGCGCCCCCTCGGGACAACGGCGGTTTCGCCGGGCCGACATCCGGCGGGTCAGCTTTGTCCGGATCGCCCAGCAGTTCGGCTACACCCTGCCCCAGATCAAGGCGATGCTGGCCGGGCTGCCGGAGGGGCGGACGCCGACGGCGAAGGACTGGCGCAAGATCTCGGAACGCTTCCGCGAGGGCCTGGACCAACGGATCGCGGCGCTCAAGAAGATGCGCGACGACCTCGACGGCTGCATCGGCTGCGGCTGCCTGAGCCTCGAAAAGTGCGCGCTCTACAACCGGGAGGACAAGGCGGCGAGCCGGGGCGCCGGGCCGCGCTACCTGATGGGGGACCGCTCGGACGAGATTGGCGAGGTCGGGGGCTGAGGGCGCACGCAAGAATCGGTCGCGCAAGATGGTTGCGACAAAAGCGCCAGTTGCACAATTAAATTACCCCCGCATATTGCCGCACTGCGGCATCAAGGCTAGGATGGCCGCATGGAGGAGGAGACAGACATGCTGGACAACCTGCCCCGCGGCACGATCTGCATCGAAGACCTGGAGATCGGGATGGTGCGCCACCTGCGCAAGGTGGTGACCGACCGGGACATCGAGATGTTCGCCGAGGTCTCGACCGATCACAACCCGGTGCACCTCGATGACGCCTATGCGCAGGACACCATTTTCGAAGGGCGCATCGCCCACGGGATGCTCACGGCGGGGCTGATCTCGGCGGTCATCGGCGAGCAGCTGCCGGGGCATGGCACGGTCTACCTGGGCCAGACGCTGAAGTTCATGGCCCCGGTCCGGCCCGGCGACACGGTGCTGGCCGAGGTCAAGGTGCTCTCGATCGACCACCACAAGCGCAGGGTGCAGCTCGACACGCGCTGCATGGTCGACGGCAAGGTGGTGCTGAAGGGCGAGGCCACGGTTCTGGCGCCCTCGGCCAAGTTCGACTGAGCGGTGAGGGTCGGACGGCGGGATAAGCGGACCGGTCGGGCGGCACATGCCGGGGGTGGTGGGCAGATTGCCCACTCTACGGGGCCAGGTCTCCGGACCTTAACCGAAAATTAACCCTTTCTTCTGCCAGATGACCGGCAGCGCGGCCCGTATTCGCCGCGTGGTCGGCACAGGGGAGAGAATATGGTCATCATGCTGCGGCGGGCCCTTGCGGCGGCGCTTCTTGCGCTCGCGGGCTGTGGCCCCGCGATCGAGGTCGGACAGTCGTTCGACCCCGGCGAGGTGGCCTACATCAAGCGGCCCGGTGCGGCGAGCGTCACGGGACAGGCGTTCTTTCGGCAGCGTGGCGGCGGGGTGGTGACCTGCGCGGGCTACGACGTGGTGCTGGCGCCGGCGGGCGGCTACGCGAAGGAGTTCGTGACCCGCGCCTTCGGCAGCGTGCAGGGCGGGGCGATTCCGGTCGTCATGATGCCAAAGGTCCAGCATCCGGCCGCCTTCTCCGAATTCCAGCGCAAGGCGACCTGCGACGCGGAGGGCGACTTCGAGTTCAGGGCGGTGCCGGATGGTGATTATTACATCTTCTCGGGCATTCTGTGGGAGGTACCGAACCAGATCATCCCCGAAGGCGGGGCACTGGCGGAGTTCTTCCGGGTGAGCGGGGGCCGGTCGGTGCGGGTCATCGTCAACTGAGGCGGGCGGAGGCCCGAAGCGGGAGCCGTCCCGCCTGCCGGGCCGAGGAGGCGCAGCCGAGGAGGCCCTGCCCTGCCGAGCGCAGCGAGGCCACCGAAAGCCCCCTGCCCGCCTTGCGCTCCACCGCGCCCGGCGCTACCTCAGACGCCATGCGGATCGTCCAGAGCTTCTCCGATTTCCCCCCCGACCTGCGCGGCGCCAGCCTTGCGATCGGCAATTTCGACGGGGTGCACCTGGGCCACCAGGCGGTGCTGCGGCAGGCGCGGGCCGCCGCGCCCGATGCGCCGCTCGGCGTGGTCACCTTCGAGCCGCACCCGCGCGAGGTGTTCCAGCCCGCCGCCCCGCCGTTTCGGCTGATGAACGCGGAGGCCCGCGCGCACCGGCTTGAAAAGCTGGGCGTGGACCTGCTGGTGCAGCTTCCCTTCGACGAGGCCTTCCGCAGCCTCACCGATCAGGCCTTCTGCCGCGAGGTGCTGGCGGGCGGCATCGGCGCGGCCCATGTGACCGTGGGCGCGGATTTTCGCTACGGCAAGGGCCGCACCGGCGACGTGGAGACGCTGGCCCGCGACGGCGCCGCGCTCGGCTTCGGCGTGACCGTGGCCGAGATCGAGAGCCTGCCCGGCGTGGGCGAGATCTCCTCGACCGCGATCCGGGAGGCGCTGACCGAGGGCCGCCCGCGCGAGGCGGCCGCCATGCTGGGGCATTGGCATCGGATCGAGGGGCCGGTGATTCACGGTGCCAAGCGGGGCCGGGAGATGGGCTACCCGACCGCCAACATGGGGCTGCCGCGCCTGCACCGCCCGGCCTTCGGGGTCTATGCCGTGCTGGTCGAGGTGCTGGACGGGGCCCACAGGGGGCAGCATAGCGGCGTGGCGAGCCTCGGCATAAGGCCGATGTTCGAAGGCGACGCGCCCAATCTCGAGACCCATCTCTTCGACTTCACGGGCGATCTCTATGACGCCCATCTCTCCATCGGGCTGGTCGAGTTTCTGCGGCCGGAAGCCAAGTTCGACGGGCTGCCGGCGCTGATCGCGCAGATGGCGCGCGACGAGGCCAAGGCCCGCGCCATCCTGGCGGCGCCATGAGGCCGCGCTTCTGGGAGCGTCCGCTCGACGACCTGACCCCGCAGGAGTGGGAGGCGCTCTGCGACGGCTGCGGCAAGTGCTGCCTGAACAAGCTGGAGGACGAGGACACCGGGCAGGTCGAGTTCACCCGCATCGCCTGCCGGCTCTTCGATGACAGCACCTGCCGCTGCTCCAATTATGCCATCCGGCTGAAGATCGTGCCCGAATGCGTGGTGCTGAAGCCCGAGACCATGGACAAGACCGCCTATTTCATGCCCCTCAGCTGCGCCTACCGGCTGCGGCACGAGGGCAAGCCCCTGCCCGACTGGCACCCGCTGGTCACCGGCGACCCCGAGAGCACGGCCAAGGCGGGGCGGGCGGTGCGCGGGCCGACCTGGCCGGAGTTCTCGGTGCCCGAGGACGACTGGGAAGATTACATCGCCGCAGAAGAGGACCTTTGAATGCGCTTCGCCTCCGACAACACCGGACCCGTCCACCCTGCCGTGATGGAGGCGCTCACCGCCGCCAATGACGGCTACGCGATGCCCTACGGCAACGACCCGCTCTCGCAGGCCGTGGTGGAGCAGGTGCGGGAGGTGTTCGAGGCGCCCGAGGCGGCGGTGTTCCTTGCCGCCACCGGCACGGCGGCGAACGTGCTGCTGCTGGCGACCCTGGCCGAGCCCTTCGAGACGATCTTCTGCTCGCACTGCGCCCATGTGCACGAGGACGAATGCAACGCGCCGGAGCTCTTTACCGGCGGGGCCAAGCTGACGCTGGTGCCGCATGTGGCGGGGCGGATGACGCCGGGCGACCTGCGGGCGGCGATCGCGGCGGAGGGCACGCGGGGCGTGCACGGGCCGCGGCGCGGGCCGGTGTCGATCACCCAGGCGACCGAGAAGGGCGCGGTCTACACGCTGGACGAGGTGCGCGCGCTGACGGGCGTGGCGAAGGACTTCGGCCTTGCGGTGCACATGGACGGCGCGCGGTTTGCCAATGCGGTGGCGCATCTGGGCTGCACCGCCGCCGAGGCGAGCTGGAAGGCGGGCGTGGACGCGCTGAGCTTCGGCGGCACCAAGAACGGGCTGATGGGGGTGGAGGCGATGGTGCTCTTCGACCCGGCGAAGGCGGAGGAGCTGGAGTATCGCCGCAAGCGCGGGGCGCAGCTCTTCTCCAAGCACCGCTATCTCGCGGCCCAGATGAGCGCCTATCTGACCAACGGCCTCTGGCTCGAGAGCGCCCGCACCGCCAATGCGGCGGCCGCGGCGCTGGCCCGCGGCGTCGAGGCGGCGGGCGGGCGGCTGCATGCGCCGCAGGAGAGCAACCTGCTCTTCGCCGACCTGCCCCGCGCCGCGCATCGGCGGCTGAAGGCGGCGGGGGCGCAGTATTACCTGATGGCCGGAGAGCTGGAGGGGGACGACCCCGAGGAGATGCTCACCGCGCGGCTGGTCTGCGACTGGAGCCTGCGAGAGGAAGACATCGCCCGGTTCTGCGAGCTTGCGGCGGGCTGAAAGGCCGGAGTGGGGGCGCTGCCCCCACACCCCCGAGGTATTTGGACCAAGAAGATCCCGCGGGGCGGGTGCGCGCAACTTCAGGCAGATTTGAGCGAGCCCGGCCGGAGGGCTTCAGCCGTCGCTGGGCGCGGGCTCGGGGGTTTCGGCGGCGGGCCGGGTGTCGGCGCGGGTGAGGATGCCGTCCTTCCATTCGCCGCTTTCGACCTCGCCAGTGGCATAGGTCATGGTGCCCTGGCCCTGGCGTTTGCCCTCGGCGAAGAGGCCCTCGTAGATGTCGCCGTTGGCATAGGTGGCCGTGCCCTCGCCGTCGATCTTGCCGGCCTTCCAGCCGCCCTCGTAGGAAAAGCCGTCGGCCATGGTGATCTTGCCCTGGCCCTCGCGCTGGCCGGCCTTGAAACCGCCCTCGTAGGTGGTGCCGTCGGCATAGGTCGCGGTGCCCTGCCCGTCGCGGAGGCCGTCCTTCCATGCGCCGACATACTTGTAGCCGTCGGGCGAGGTCATGGTGCCCTGGCCGTGGTTCCTGGCGTCCTTGAAGCCGCCCTCGTAGACCATGCCGCCCGTGTAGCGCGCCACGCCCTGGCCCTCGATCACCCCCTCGACCCAGCCGCCGGTATAGGTGGAGCCGTCGGGGTAGGTGATGGTGCCCTCACCGTGGGCCATGTCGCCCGCGAAGTCGCCCTCGTAGACCGAGCCGTCGGGGTAGGTCACGGTGCCCTTGCCGTGGATCCGGCCTTCCTTCCAGGCGCCCACATACTTGTAGCCGTCGGCCCCGGTGAAGGTGCCCTGGCCGTCGCGCTGGTCGGCCTTGAAGTCGCCGTCGTAGATCTCGCCGTTGGCGTAGGTGACCTTGCCCTTGCCGTGGCGCTGGCCGTTCACCAGCAGGCCGGTGTAGACGTCGCCGTTGGGCTGGGTCAGCGTGCCGAGGCCGTTGATCTGGCCGGCCTTCCAGGCGCCGTTGTAGGTGAGCCCGTCGGGCATGGTGAGCACGCCCTGGCCAGCGCGCTGGTTTCGGGAGAAGCTGCCCTCGTAGACCGAGCCGTCGGCGTAGCTCATCCGGCCCTTGCCCTCCTTGACGCCCGCGACCCAGGCGCCCTCGTAGACCGAGCCGCCCGGCGCGGTGAGCTTGCCCTGCCCCTCGTGCAGGCCGCCCGCGAAGCCGCCTTCGTAGACCCGCCCGTCGGCATAGACGGCGGTGCCCTGCCCAGTCATCGCGCCGTTCTTCCAGTCGCCGTCATAGGTGCCGCCATCGGGAAAGGTGATCTTGCCCTTGCCCTCGGGTTTGCCCTTGGCGAAGGCGCCCTGGTAGATCGACCCGTTGGGATAGCGCGCCACGCCCTGGCCGAGGATCTCGCCCTCGACCCAGTCGCCCGCGTATTCGTAGCCGTTGGGCAGGGTGTAGGTGCCCTTGCCGTGCTGGAGGCCGTTCTTGAAGGTGCCCTGGTAGACGCCGCCGTTGTCGTACTGCTTGGTCTGCCGGTCCTGCGCCGCGAGGGGCGCGGCCAGCGCCAACGCGGTGATCAGCGCGATATGTCCTGCCCGGATCATGGCTCTCGTTCCTCTCGGCTGCCCCTGCCCGCCCCGCCGGGGTCTGCCCCCCGCGGGCCCAGAAGGTAAGGCGGGGGGCGCAGGGTCGCAACGCTTTTTGGCGGGGCCGCCTTTCACTTCAGCGTCAATCTGCTAAGTCGGATCGCATCAAGGAGAGGCGCAGGCATGGCCGACAGGTTCAGGATCACGCTGGCACAGTTGAACCCGGTGCTGGGCGACATGGCAGGCAATGCGGCGAAGGCCCGCGCGGCCTGGGAAGAGGGCAAGGCGGCCGGGGCCGACCTGGTGGCCTTCACCGAGATGTTCATCTGCGGCTACAACGCGCAGGACCTGGTGGACCGCCCCGCCTTTGCCGCCGATGCCGTGGCCCATATCGAGGCGCTGGCCGAGATCTGCGCCGACGGGCCGGCGATTGCCATCGGCGGGCCCTGGCCCGAGGACGGCAAGCTCTTCAACGCCTATTTCATCCTCAAGGGCGGCAAGGTCATGACCCGGGTGCTCAAGCACCACCTGCCCAACGAGACGGTCTTCGACGAGGTGCGGATCTACGATGCCGGGCCTCTGGGTGGGCCCTATGCGGTGGGCAACGTGCGGGTGGGCTCGCCGATCTGCGAGGATGCCTGGCACGAGGACGTGGCGGAGACCCTGGCCGAGACCGGCGCGGAATTTCTGCTCGTGCCCAACGGCTCGCCCTACTACCGGCACAAGATGGACGTGCGGGTGAACCTGATGGTGCAGCGCGTCGTCGAGACCGGGCTGCCGCTGATCTACCTCAACATGGTGGGCGGCCAGGACGACCAGGTGTTTGACGGCGGCTCCTTCGTGCTGAACCCGGGCGGAGCGCTGGCGGTGCAGATGCCGGTTTTCGACGAGGCGGTGGTGCAGCTCGACCTCGAGCGCGGGCCGGAAGGCTGGCGCGCGGTGGAGGGCGAGAAGGCGAAGATGCCGGACGCCTGGGAGCAGGATTATCGCTGCATGGTGCAGTCGGTGCGCGACTACTTCGGCAAGACCGGCTTCAGCAAGGCGCTGCTGGGCCTCTCGGGCGGGGTCGACTCGGCGCTGGTGGCCGCCATTGCCGCCGATGCGCTGGGGCCGGACAATGTGCGCTGCGTGATGCTGCCCTCGGAATACACCTCCGAGCACTCGCTGGAGGATGCGAGGGCGGCGGCCGAGCGGCTGGGCTGCCGCTACGACTTCGTGCCGATCGGCGGGCCGCGGGCCGCCGTGACCGAGGCGCTGGCGCCGCTCTTCGAGGGCACCGAGCCGGGGCTGACGGAGGAGAACATCCAGAGCCGGTTGCGGGGGCTGCTGCTGATGGCGCTCTCCAACAAGTTCGGCGAGATGCTGCTGACCACGGGCAACAAGAGCGAGGTCGCGGTGGGCTATGCCACGATCTACGGCGACATGGCGGGCGGCTACAATCCGTTGAAGGATCTCTACAAGACCCGCGTCTTCGAGACCTGCCGCTGGCGCAATGCCAACCATCGGCCCTGGATGAAGGGGCCCGCAGGCGAGGTGATTCCGCCGCGCGTGATCGACAAGCCGCCCAGCGCCGAGCTGCGCGAGGATCAGAAGGACGAGGACAGCCTGCCGCCCTACGAGGCGCTCGACCGCATCCTGGAGATGCTGGTCGACGAGGAGGCCGCCGTGTCCGAGGTGGTGGCGGAGGGCTTTGACCGGGACACGGTGAAGAAGGTGGAGCGGCTGATCTATCTCAGCGAGTACAAGCGCTTCCAGTCCGCGCCCGGCACGCGGCTGACCAAGGCGGCGTTCTGGCTCGACCGGCGCTACCCGGTGGTCAACCGCTGGCGCGACCCGTCGTAGGGCCCCCGAGCAGATCATGCGGCCGATTCTGACCCTCACCCCCAGCCCGGCGCTCGACCTCTCGGCACAGGCCCCTGCGGTGCGCCCGAACGTGAAGCTGCGCTGCGGCGTGGCCGTAGTGGAGCCGGGCGGCGGCGGGGTGAACGTGAGCCGCGCGGTGGCGCAGCTCGGCGGGGCCTCTCGCTGCCTGGTGGCGCTGGGCGGCGCGACCGGGGCGGCGCTGGAGGCGGGGCTGGCGGCGCGGGGGCTGGAGGTGATGCGTTTCGAGGCGCCGGGCGACACCCGGCAGAGCCTTGCGGTGACCAGCGCGGAGACGGGCGAGCAGTATCGGTTTTCGCTGGCCGGGCCGGAGTGGGGCGAGGCCGACTGCCAAGGCTTCGTGGAGGCGGTGGCGCAGGCGGTGACGCCGGGGGCGCTGGTGGTGCTGTCGGGCTCGCTGCCGCCGGGCATGGGGCCGGAGTGGCTGGCGCCGCTGGGCGCGGCGGTGCGCGGCGCCGGGGCGGAGCTGGTGGTGGACACCTCGGGCGATGCCCTGAAGCGGCTGGCGGCGGAGGGCGGCGCGGATGTGCTGCGCATGGATCACGCGGAGGCGCGGTTCCTGTCGGGCACGCTGCTCGCGGATGTGGCGGAGGTGCGGGCCTTTGCCGCCACGCTCACGGGGGCCGCGCCGCGTGTGATCGTGGCGATGGGCGCGGCGGGATCGGTGATGGCCTGCGCCGACGGCAGCGCCTGGCACGCGGCGGGGGCCGATGTGCCGGTGGTGAGCAAGGTGGGCGCGGGCGACAGTTTTGTCGGCGGCTTCGTGCTGGCACTGGCGCGGGGCGCGACCCCGGAGGCGGCCTTGCAGGCGGGGATGGCGGCGGCCTCGGCGGCGGTCATGACGCCGGGCACGGAGCTCTGCCGGCTTGAGGACTACGAGCGGGCGCTGCCGGACTGCGTGCTCACGCGGCTCTGAGGAGCGGCGACGTAGATTGCGGGGTTTGGCCCGCGGATCGCTCGCAAAACGGGAGGTCCTCGGGTCGAGCCCGAGGATGACGGCACCGGAGGCGCGAGGTGGCTGCGTCAGCGCAGCTTGGGCGGCTTGTTGGGGTCGGAGCCGGGGGCGGCGGGTTTCCAGGGTTCGGGGGTTTCGGGCTCGGGCAGGTCGAAGCGCATGCCGTGGCGGGCCATGGCCAGTGCCAGCGGGCTGCCCTCGTCGAGAAAGGCCACGTCGAGCGCCTCGGCCTCGAGCCCGGAGAACTTGAGGGCCTCGTTGGCCGCGCCTGCCAGCGCGTGCTCGGCGCCCTCCACTGCATCGACGAAGGCCAGCAGGTGGCCGCGCGCGCCGGAGCGGTAGGTGGCCTGGGCCAGCAGCGCGGCCTTGGCGAGGCCCGCGGCGGAGGCGAGCTTGCCGTCGAGCGCGCGGAGCAGCAGGGCGGACATCTGCGGCACGGAGATCTCGACCGGGATCTCCTCGGCGGCCTCGGGCCCGTGGCCGAGGGTTTCGGCCAGCCAGTCGATCGCCTCGGGCGGCAGGACCGTGGCCGATGGCGCCTCGAGGTTGAGCCCCAGCCCGAGGCCCTGCCCTGCCATCATCGCCACCAGGCCGCGCCCCGACATGGCGGCAAAGGCGGCCTCGCCCTGGGTGAAGGTCACCAGCCGGTCTTCGCTGTCGAAGGCGAGCAGGATCTCGCCCTCGCCGGCATCCACGGCGCGGGGGGTGATGACCTCGCCCTCGGGCTCTTCCTCGAGCAGCAGGAACAGCTGGCTGTCGGCCAGGGCGGCGTAGAAGGCGAGGCGTTCGGCCTCGCCGCCGTGTCCCATCGCCGCGTGGGCGGCATCGAGCGCACTCATAGCACCTCCTTCACCCGGTCGCGGAGCGCGGGCAGCAACTCGGCGGCGAACCAGGGGTTTTTCTTCAGCCACCCCGTATTGCGCCAGGACGGATGGGGCAAGGGGAACACCTCGGGCGCATGGTCGCGCCAGGCGGTGACGGTGCGGGTGACGCCGGCACGCCGGGCCGGGGCGCCGAGGTGCCAGGCCTGGGCGTAACCGCCGATCAGC encodes:
- a CDS encoding VOC family protein; translation: MTAQLEHVNLTVSDLDRAIALLDDLFGWKLRWRGASIHGGETAHVGGPESYLALYRHHDQEAARQSTYHVTGGLNHVGVVVADLDAVEQRVKDHGLEPRSHADYEPGRRFYFEDWDGVEFEVISYA
- the soxR gene encoding redox-sensitive transcriptional activator SoxR, whose product is MAGSNARLRANDVLSIGQFAARAGLAVSALRFYEAEGLIAPMRAPSGQRRFRRADIRRVSFVRIAQQFGYTLPQIKAMLAGLPEGRTPTAKDWRKISERFREGLDQRIAALKKMRDDLDGCIGCGCLSLEKCALYNREDKAASRGAGPRYLMGDRSDEIGEVGG
- a CDS encoding MaoC family dehydratase, with the translated sequence MLDNLPRGTICIEDLEIGMVRHLRKVVTDRDIEMFAEVSTDHNPVHLDDAYAQDTIFEGRIAHGMLTAGLISAVIGEQLPGHGTVYLGQTLKFMAPVRPGDTVLAEVKVLSIDHHKRRVQLDTRCMVDGKVVLKGEATVLAPSAKFD
- a CDS encoding bifunctional riboflavin kinase/FAD synthetase — protein: MRIVQSFSDFPPDLRGASLAIGNFDGVHLGHQAVLRQARAAAPDAPLGVVTFEPHPREVFQPAAPPFRLMNAEARAHRLEKLGVDLLVQLPFDEAFRSLTDQAFCREVLAGGIGAAHVTVGADFRYGKGRTGDVETLARDGAALGFGVTVAEIESLPGVGEISSTAIREALTEGRPREAAAMLGHWHRIEGPVIHGAKRGREMGYPTANMGLPRLHRPAFGVYAVLVEVLDGAHRGQHSGVASLGIRPMFEGDAPNLETHLFDFTGDLYDAHLSIGLVEFLRPEAKFDGLPALIAQMARDEAKARAILAAP
- a CDS encoding YcgN family cysteine cluster protein, encoding MRPRFWERPLDDLTPQEWEALCDGCGKCCLNKLEDEDTGQVEFTRIACRLFDDSTCRCSNYAIRLKIVPECVVLKPETMDKTAYFMPLSCAYRLRHEGKPLPDWHPLVTGDPESTAKAGRAVRGPTWPEFSVPEDDWEDYIAAEEDL
- a CDS encoding threonine aldolase family protein; this translates as MRFASDNTGPVHPAVMEALTAANDGYAMPYGNDPLSQAVVEQVREVFEAPEAAVFLAATGTAANVLLLATLAEPFETIFCSHCAHVHEDECNAPELFTGGAKLTLVPHVAGRMTPGDLRAAIAAEGTRGVHGPRRGPVSITQATEKGAVYTLDEVRALTGVAKDFGLAVHMDGARFANAVAHLGCTAAEASWKAGVDALSFGGTKNGLMGVEAMVLFDPAKAEELEYRRKRGAQLFSKHRYLAAQMSAYLTNGLWLESARTANAAAAALARGVEAAGGRLHAPQESNLLFADLPRAAHRRLKAAGAQYYLMAGELEGDDPEEMLTARLVCDWSLREEDIARFCELAAG
- a CDS encoding MORN repeat-containing protein, with amino-acid sequence MIRAGHIALITALALAAPLAAQDRQTKQYDNGGVYQGTFKNGLQHGKGTYTLPNGYEYAGDWVEGEILGQGVARYPNGSIYQGAFAKGKPEGKGKITFPDGGTYDGDWKNGAMTGQGTAVYADGRVYEGGFAGGLHEGQGKLTAPGGSVYEGAWVAGVKEGKGRMSYADGSVYEGSFSRNQRAGQGVLTMPDGLTYNGAWKAGQINGLGTLTQPNGDVYTGLLVNGQRHGKGKVTYANGEIYDGDFKADQRDGQGTFTGADGYKYVGAWKEGRIHGKGTVTYPDGSVYEGDFAGDMAHGEGTITYPDGSTYTGGWVEGVIEGQGVARYTGGMVYEGGFKDARNHGQGTMTSPDGYKYVGAWKDGLRDGQGTATYADGTTYEGGFKAGQREGQGKITMADGFSYEGGWKAGKIDGEGTATYANGDIYEGLFAEGKRQGQGTMTYATGEVESGEWKDGILTRADTRPAAETPEPAPSDG
- a CDS encoding NAD+ synthase, with amino-acid sequence MADRFRITLAQLNPVLGDMAGNAAKARAAWEEGKAAGADLVAFTEMFICGYNAQDLVDRPAFAADAVAHIEALAEICADGPAIAIGGPWPEDGKLFNAYFILKGGKVMTRVLKHHLPNETVFDEVRIYDAGPLGGPYAVGNVRVGSPICEDAWHEDVAETLAETGAEFLLVPNGSPYYRHKMDVRVNLMVQRVVETGLPLIYLNMVGGQDDQVFDGGSFVLNPGGALAVQMPVFDEAVVQLDLERGPEGWRAVEGEKAKMPDAWEQDYRCMVQSVRDYFGKTGFSKALLGLSGGVDSALVAAIAADALGPDNVRCVMLPSEYTSEHSLEDARAAAERLGCRYDFVPIGGPRAAVTEALAPLFEGTEPGLTEENIQSRLRGLLLMALSNKFGEMLLTTGNKSEVAVGYATIYGDMAGGYNPLKDLYKTRVFETCRWRNANHRPWMKGPAGEVIPPRVIDKPPSAELREDQKDEDSLPPYEALDRILEMLVDEEAAVSEVVAEGFDRDTVKKVERLIYLSEYKRFQSAPGTRLTKAAFWLDRRYPVVNRWRDPS
- a CDS encoding 1-phosphofructokinase family hexose kinase, translating into MRPILTLTPSPALDLSAQAPAVRPNVKLRCGVAVVEPGGGGVNVSRAVAQLGGASRCLVALGGATGAALEAGLAARGLEVMRFEAPGDTRQSLAVTSAETGEQYRFSLAGPEWGEADCQGFVEAVAQAVTPGALVVLSGSLPPGMGPEWLAPLGAAVRGAGAELVVDTSGDALKRLAAEGGADVLRMDHAEARFLSGTLLADVAEVRAFAATLTGAAPRVIVAMGAAGSVMACADGSAWHAAGADVPVVSKVGAGDSFVGGFVLALARGATPEAALQAGMAAASAAVMTPGTELCRLEDYERALPDCVLTRL
- a CDS encoding SseB family protein yields the protein MSALDAAHAAMGHGGEAERLAFYAALADSQLFLLLEEEPEGEVITPRAVDAGEGEILLAFDSEDRLVTFTQGEAAFAAMSGRGLVAMMAGQGLGLGLNLEAPSATVLPPEAIDWLAETLGHGPEAAEEIPVEISVPQMSALLLRALDGKLASAAGLAKAALLAQATYRSGARGHLLAFVDAVEGAEHALAGAANEALKFSGLEAEALDVAFLDEGSPLALAMARHGMRFDLPEPETPEPWKPAAPGSDPNKPPKLR